The Solanum pennellii chromosome 7, SPENNV200 DNA segment acctcacgctcagtgcttagcatctggtgcgtggacAACTTTGATTTTGAGggtcccaacatcgggtgagacgggccctgcctctgataccatgtgaaattaggtcttaggcctaactcacaccccaaaagctagctcaaagggaggaggattgtccaagccttataaggagttcacccatctcattaaccatcgatgggacttttgtcattctttaacatatTTATCTAGAAGAATAGGAGggattaatttgatatttgatattttttttttatttttaaattctagATCCGTATGTCGGAGTAAGTTATTCACTAGTGTCAAAGTTGGAGAAAGAGCATAAACTTTTAGCTTTTTATTCTCATTTCATAGAGGGAATTGAAATTCATGTTATAAATACtgttctttctccttttttggagaaaaaaaaattcaaagtagAGATGGAGTAGTTTGCGTGCACACCAAAATTAAGTCAACTGCAGATGATATGATGTCTCCTTAACGAACATTAATGTACATGTTTTAGTGCATGTACGAATGCGTTTAAACATAGATTcagaatttaaaacattaaaattttacGATATATTCTTAGTACAATGGAGGAACGAAAATTCTTTAAATGTGGAATTATAAAATTCTAgctttagtttttcttttgcctaaattttagtattttttggAGATTTGATTTTGAGAATTATGTGCATAAGATGGCGAGGATCTTAACGGTCATATTTATTTTCCTGATTTTACCTCCTTATGCAATAGTGACTATTCCATCTAATACtaataagtaataataaataggaaaaatctTTTTGGCCGGAATGAGATTTTTttctatgtaattttatttttaaaaaaagatttttattcttttatttttaatatttttactaaaaaatggataaaagattgatttattttaaaataaaaaaaatattataattttttaaaaatttctgaCTATCTAGCACTTCTATTAtagttatatataaaatttattggtccttttttgactttttgagaATGACATAAATAGCtatgttttcaaagatgaacacCTAACTGAGTAAAGGGTTTTTCAAAAATGTAATGAAGAAGACATTTGAAAGGCTTACCACTATCAAATAGGTATTCTAGTGGTAAAATCAAATAATACACAACTATATCTCAAGTCATAAGCAATAATATCGAAATCAAGCTACCTTCTACTTATAGGCAAAGGGACAGGAGTCGAACAAATTAAGTCTTTGCTctaggaaaaaaaaatagattgagATTATGGAGTCACTTAGTCATactatacaaaaagaaaaatgcgTCAATTGCAGAGTCATGTCAATTATAGATATAGACTAGGGTACAAGGAACTCGGAAAAAAACATAAGGAAATATTTACAACTTGAGGTTCTATATATTAATGTGGATTTAGACATTCATTCTTTAAAAGAATCGACTTATATTACTATCACAACAAACGCACTACGTATTTGTCTCTCAATTTCTTATAGtagaaaaaagtaaatatttaactcCCATTTTACTAAATAcctttattataaatagattTTCGAATTACACTCTGTTTCAATTGAATGTTTGAACATGTTATAAGTGTTTCTATTCGACATTTCCTACTAAAATTTTGTCAAAACTTCTACTTCTTCAGCACCCATAACATGAATAAGttaaaacatcactttcttAAATTATACATCGACCTCAATTCAAACAAATGAAACGCTTTACAAGTTATTGAGATTATGTGTATAACTTAAgcaaatgacatattttaaattttttatttcattcatgtaATTACGGATGCTTCATAATACAcacaaaacttttcaaaaaattgatcgGAAGAGTCCATATATCAATACTTTATCAATTGGAAAAGACAATAGTTCAAAtatccaaataaaataaatatacggACAAGTTTAGGAATTATTATGTTCTTCACCACCGGTATAATATGTACTGCATCTTTATACAtataattactatatatatGCCTTACTATACACGCATAGCAAATTAATTTTATCCACAAAGAGGACAGATCGATTATTTATTAGTAGAATTAGTACACATTTTTATGaatgtattatattattcatcacAAAATGATGtgaaatttttaagtaaaataaacTCGTTGAATATATCAATATAGCGCAGGTGTGACTCAGAACATCTatgtacataattaattataaacatgttatattatcatatttttgcgccctttcaaagataaaataaaatttaattgcaAATTATTCTGCAAAATGGAATTTGAATTAGCACAACTAGGCAGAAAATTTGAATGTAAGAAAAGTAAATCTGTGACTTTAACTGAAATTCCAGACActgaaaattctttttttttttttgtaatgtaATTCAGAGTATGTTTGATGAATGGTCACTGTTACAAttcaaaatatgtttttaactTTTACTATACTCTAGATATACGTGATGGTGACAATTGACATGTCTACAAATACAAAAAGGATAATcttagtataaaaaaaaataataagataaggatatttaagaattaaaatatcaaaaatatttttattattttaaaataataagataaggatatttaagaattaaaatatcaaaaatatttttattattttaaatttcgtGTCAAATCGGTCCATAACTAAGAAATTGAAACAGAAAGTACTtatattctaaaatattttgCTAGCTCATTGGTCCccaacttatatatataatacaataaCGTTAACGCTTGTTTCAGATATATTTCACTCATTAATATATTGATATCAAATAATAATACCATAAAAAAGTGATGAGAAAATAGTACTCAATACTTTTTGTCTCGATTAAGATTTGAAACTTTATCTTTTTTCGAAGAAAAAAGGAGCTAGTATTTTCAAACATCCAATAATCAGTATACATATTAAaattcgattaaatttaaatttatgtatttatagATCTATTTCAAAAGACGACACTTTCAACGagatctttttcatttttagagGTTCTGGTTCAAGGAGAAAGAAATAAGAATCCCAACCACTTCATCACGACGTTCATTTTCCCCTATTAAAGATGCTACAACATACAAAGCAGAATTGAAtctcaataaaataatttgcTTTCCCCAAATTGATACAAAGTCATTAATTTTAATAGCATAATAAAAACACTCTAATCAACATTTAATCTATACATTTCATAACACAACACTACAAGAGAATTAAGAAGAAATCCTTAAATCTAAACTACAAAAAAATCTGTAATTctcttaatgaaaattttgacaTTGTCACtgcttatttttaaatttggatatgaaatgaaaaaataattaccatAATCTTAAGCAAGAATTGATACAATCTTTTAGCCAATGTGATTTGCCCTTTTCAGAGCACAATAACTTGGATGGAGATTTCaagtaaattattttaggaACAACTAATGGAGACCATATATTACTCTGTTCATAATCGAAATCAAACTCCGTAGCATCAAAATATTTTCCCAAAAGTCTATCGGATGTTGATTTCGAAACAAGTTGAACAAACGCATTGTCATCTTGTTCTGAAGacgataatgatgatgatgattttgatgatgaatttttcaaaatggccatgaggaaaataaaaaataaaaatggacaaAATTTGAGGATTTTTTtgcatttcattttcttcttagACAGCAAGCTTTTTGGCTATTTATAGGCAgctgctttttttttttctttttgctgtTTTGAAAATGGACCTTTTGGAGTAAATGAGACGCTCTATTTTAGTATCATAGATCTTTACTAATCAATTAAGTAGTAATTTATTTCCTGATATTTCTCCacgaaatattattataatttgataaatatttttaaaaaactaatataaatatcacCAGTTTGAAAACTaattaagtatttaaatatattctagTTAGTTTGTAGTTCGTATTACGTATCTTACTTGATTTTACTGTCTCCAGGCTCCAGATATATGTACTTCGGATATCTGGATTAAATTTAGATGTAATTTGTTCTGAATATATTGTATCCAAATGAATTCGCATGTATCTgagatacataacaaatctcGTTCGCTACTCTCCCATTTATTTGGTAATtcacaaatgtatatgtatgtaagTGAAAATACATAGAAAACTCTTAATTGgtaataataaacttaatatttttaaaaatataggtaataataatatttatgataatgaATGGTGTCTAATTATGTATTATCCatatttaaaagattttgtttATGAAGTAAAAAAAGAATGTGTCTATACTTAGCCTTTAcaattgaataataattttttttattgagttttaaatttaaactccgtgataaatttaaaattttatgacaacgactattctttttaaaagaaggcaataaaaaaaagactaaTGGATGTTATTTCTACTTCCTAAGTTCATATCACGATATCATTGCCAAATAACCTATAGGAATTATGTAATGCTTATATACggtcaaataatttaatttggtaCAACAGTTATAAATTGAGTAAAGaccataaaagaaaatatggtttaaaccatttaatttaagttatttttaatttttttttattttcatcaaacACTTTGATACTTTTTTTGTCTAAGATTGTTTATTATGTTGCGtttattaaaagttaatttgactaattttcaaaggtaaattaaatCGCATTAATTTAATACTTAAAagaattagatattctaaaattatatgaaaagtagtataaattgtaattttttacctattaatatgataaaaaaatacatcttaaaatattagttaaaatttttattgtttgactctaaaaataaaaatcaaatttttataatttaactataaaaaataaaaattacgaTAAATAATAGGGCaacttcacatatagcaaacaaaaaattcatatttgtatgctatagcaaactttgcataattgcgctccatagcaagcataaaactgtataattcgctatacatatacaagtgtataattcgctgacctaaattgtataattcgcaattgtataattcgttgacctttttctctgcaatattttgaaataaaatgtttgtaaattgtataattaagtgtataacacgaagatatatatttttgcatatgtatatacaattttctctcgctttatacaaaacagaaacagaattatacacttctgtgtataaagcgagagagacgagcgagaatagagagtggcgagcgagatttctgggagagagacgctggcaaattttagctaacgtttgctatggagcacaattaaatcaaaccctagctatttcatttattttagattattaatttgctattatatacgaTTTTTCCTAAATAATACCAAACGAGTGAGTAACTTTTAAGCCCATTCAAACCCGGGAGcacatgaatatatatatatatacctacaAATTAGATCACCATAAATGAAAAATCACTGCACTCAAACAATTCCAAAAACTAAAGAACACAGAGAGAAAAATGAGCTTCCAGCGTTTCTACGAAACATGGTATAATCAACTGAAAGAAATTGTACGTCAACTGAACCAAGTTCCCCGTCCCGCCACCAGTGACCATCACCGTGAACTGCACCAGCTCCTCGTTCAAAAAGTTGTCTCTCATATCTACGAGTACTATCGAGTTAAATCCTTAGCTGCAAAAAATGATATCCTCTCTGTTTTCTCCGCCCCATGGTCTACATCTCTGGAACGTTCTCTCCATTGGATCGCCGGATGGCGACCGACCACCGCTTTTCACCTTATCTACACTGAATCCAGCATTTTGTTTGAATCTCATATCATCGACATTCTTCGTGGCCTCCGATACGGAGATCTCGGTGATCTATCGCCGGATCAACTCGCTCGCGTTAGCGAATTTCAATGTGAAACTGTTCACGAAGAAAATTCTATCACTGACGAACTCAACGACTGGCAGGCACGAAATCCTAATctatcttcctttttttcttcactCTGTCGTTTACAATAATCAAATCACAATTCCAAGTATTCGATTTcaaaataattgagaaatttTGTCTGAATCCCCAAATCATCAATTTTGTTCAAATTAAGTCGATTTCAGTCCAAAATTGCGAGTAATTTGTTGAATATTGTAAATGCAGGATGGTGCAAGTGAGATAATTGGTTTGATGGGAGACATAGAAGAGAAGATGGAGAAGCTAGTTGAGATTTTGGAGAAGGCGGACAAACTGAGGATGAAGACGATAGAGAATTTAGTACAACTATTAACACCACAGCAAGCAGTTGAATTTCTTATAGCATCGGCGCATTTACAATTCGGTATTCGAAAATGGGGAATTAATCATGATCGTCAAAGAGAAAATCCATGAACATTTTCTGGCTTCTTCATCATGCACACTGGTTTgcatgttagttttttttttcaaaaaaaaaaatctcaaattagagaagaaatttttggatttttttaaaactattattattattattattatttgttgttttttttggatctttttttttccaagtggATGAGTGGCTGTAACAGGTGTTAAGCTAACATGCAGTTGATCCCATGCATAGAAACACGTGTTATTCAAACAGCGCGTGAAGATGTGGCGCGCTGTTGAACACCGGTAAGGGGTAATTCTGTAAACTTTTGTTGAGCCTGTATCAACTAATCCAGAATGTAAtggaaaaaaatctttttaagaATGTTACACATGTGACATGTCTCTGTTTTTAGCGgtaataaatatacatattaacgATAAAACATGTATCGACATTACTCTTCCTATTtcatattagttaaaattttatctttattatcaCTGATAGTCACATTGTAATGTATTTTTAAAGCGTtagatttattatattaaaaaatgttgTGTATAATCTtcattttatttagtaattgaTGTCATGTTAATATTGAATAATAAGTAAGAATAAATGAAAAGagtattatttaagaaaaacaaatttaaaatgttt contains these protein-coding regions:
- the LOC107025642 gene encoding protein DOG1-like 3 yields the protein MSFQRFYETWYNQLKEIVRQLNQVPRPATSDHHRELHQLLVQKVVSHIYEYYRVKSLAAKNDILSVFSAPWSTSLERSLHWIAGWRPTTAFHLIYTESSILFESHIIDILRGLRYGDLGDLSPDQLARVSEFQCETVHEENSITDELNDWQDGASEIIGLMGDIEEKMEKLVEILEKADKLRMKTIENLVQLLTPQQAVEFLIASAHLQFGIRKWGINHDRQRENP